The region TCCtcaaatattcattattcTAGTGTTATAAATTTAACAACTTGTAGCGATATGTTTCATTAGGTTGCAACAGGAATACATGCTCCGACCTCCTAATGAGATTTCCAGCAGTATGACTTCTTGTTGCATATTCCTAATTTGgctattcgaaaaattaaatatttttcatttttcagagCAGTATTTGTTTAGAAGTGAAAACGGAAGAAATCTTCTGTTTATAACCAGTTATTACATTGACCCATCAGTGCCCGTGTAATGTACTCCAGGTGCACCAACTGGGCTACCGTGAATTTCCAAATCCAATTCTGCATTTGATAGTGATTTCTGCATAACCCGATCCAATCTTTGCATTGTCACAGTATTTGAATTActttgagaaatattttcaccagtACGACACGGTCCACATACACGTAATGTCTCTTGcttgattattatttcatttgtaaTGTAGGCTTCGCGTCGAATTTGATCTTGTAACGTCTGAGACATGTTTGGAATACACCAGCGCACCAGAATCATCACCAAAGCCACTATATTCTAAAAACATTTTCCAGTATTAGCGATAAGTTAACTTGCGGACAATCACTACTAggtccttgaattttttaaatcaaattataGGTAAGTAAATATCAGGTACCTCGAATACTACAACAAACGCTAGTCTTGCAGCAAGGATATGCCAATACATAATGGTGTGTTTGTAATCACCCGATTCAGCCTCTCTGTAGTCGGGGtaccaacaaattttaatCGGTTCAgtatcattttgtatttgtgGACTGTAATCCTGGTTAAAGTGGCTAGTATTGAATTTGGACagtgaattttcaagaaaCCCTTCCAAGGAACTTGAATTCGAATAAGCCTTCATATAAACCAGACGTGGAATGAAGTTAGAAGTGAAAGCTATAATGAAACCCTGAAATGGAATTATCGTAAATCAGTGCAGCTGTAGCAAAAACAAACATAGTTTATCTACATAAATGATTATACTTACATTGGTGATTACTGACAATTTAGAAATAACATCAAGTATTCTAAACCAAACACCAATATCTCTAACTCGCTGTCCAACAGGCCTTCTGAACATAATCAGTAGCTTTTTAGCATCGAATCTCATCTCAAATATGTTGTTGATAAGCGCAAAAAATGGCGCCAGAGGAAAAGCAGCAACGAAAATTGTTACAAATCCATACTGTAACacttttccgattttttttttcaattttttacgctTGCGTACAGATATAACTGTGTTTTCAATATGACTATGCCAGTTAATCAAAATATAACGTAGGAAACTTACCCATTTCTAAATATTCGCGGAATAAGCTCCTGGGACCCCATTCGACTAGTTTATAATCCTTGACCCACTGAAGGTTTATTCGAgacattgatttttctttatttctatctttttctcttccaacATGAACCTTCACAGTATTTAACCACTTataaaataatggaaaaaccATTTCTAAGACAGTGTTTAGTGTTTGTTTTCCAATCATGATGATGATTAATTGTATGGATAATTCTAATAAACATCCACCAGGTCCACATTCTTCCTGACGTAATGTAAAGAACCGGATATATTTACTTGGATACCCAACAAACTTACCTTTAAAAAAGGCAATGTAAAATATGGAAGCGTAATAATTGACAAATTGTAGCAGGTATATCTTCAGAGTCAAACTGTCATCGAATTCTGTTTGTGTACGAAGGAGTTCGAtctataaaagtaaaaaaagaagtttCATTAGTTTGAAGGAGCAAAAGATTAATTGCCATGGTAGCTATTATGGCGATCCATTATCAACTATACACATCTTTAATTTCTAATGGCGCTTCTAGCCTTGAAATATAAGGTCTCAAAAATCTTAAAGTTCTATTGCTTATACATCAGGAAACTAGTAAGGTATTATCCAAAAATATTATCTTATAAAAGTGTGTACATGTACCCTCATGATTCACTAGTTATATTACCTCTGTTAGATACTCTGCTAACCGAATGTATATTGAGTTAAGGATGACTATGCAGCACAAGTTAAGGCATGCAGCAGTCACAGTAGTAAATAATATGGCATAACTTGTCACTATAGTATCCTTGTAAAAACTTAGAACTGCTAAAACCGATATTCTGTAGAGTATAACAGCTAGAACTGTAACCACAGCAACAGCTATCTGTAAAgatgcaaattttcaatatgaGTTACTGGGTAACTGCATAATAATTGCTTCTTCGACAGCTAACAATGTAATGATAGTAGGCTGTTTGCTACTTTAAAACTGTTctagttttaaaaatctgCTGATACCCAAGTTTCAACACACCAACAGTAACACAACGGAGGAACTAAAGATGATTGCCGGTAACTTCATTTTCCAGAATGAAAGATGAGGCTCTGACGCATCTGTAATGACATGTGTACGCTGTTTTTTCACATGCGCAAGACGAGCCAAATATTGTGGTCGAGGGTGTTCTTCTTTAATATCAAACCTGGTAAGATCCCAGCGATGAGTTATTTCGGCAGAATATCGTTTCCACAACTCCAAAAACATTGTGGCTAGAAGGAATGACAGTGctgtgatatttttcaaaactagtACTGCGCAAGCTATCTCAAAACCAgtgagaaaattgattttttgctTTCATGGCtgataacaaaattaaaaaagttgtagtgaaaagtttgattatttgcaGCGTGAAAGGAAATtcaatgagagaaattaatttattttgtaaactcaCCCCAGAAGGACATAAATACAGCAAAAAAAACTGTAGCTGAATTATCAAACAGGTACGTGACTCGCGCATGAAAGCATGTATCTTTGAGATCCCAGTAGTCACAAAGTTTATCGCATAATGGACACATTTTCAGTGACAAATTGCCAGAGCAAATATCTTCACTCGGTTTGTTGGAATATAACGTGAGCCAACTGTAGAGGAAGCAAAGTAAGCCAACTATGCTGGCTGGGATTAACATTTGCGTATAGAAACCTAGCCAGGCAAAATACAGGCCGATTTTAATGCCAAAGTAATCTTTCACGTAATCTAGTGGCTGCCGGTGCAAACATTTCTTGACACTCGCCCATTCTGTATATAAAAGACTTCGCATACAATCCAACTTGTAAGGATCACCCTGTAAAAAAACACACAATAAATTACATTCTTACTACTCGATATCTGAATTGTGAATTACACAAGTTATATTTTGCAGAATTTTGCCACTCGGGGTTGCATCAGATTTAACAATTCTCTGATTAGTTTGAACTATAttgtttcgaattttgaatccTAAAGTGTGGGCGAAAATTATACCATAACATGAAAGCTTCCatcgaaaaattgttacagTTTCATTTAAGAAACAGAGGGTGTTATTGAATCGTAACAGATCTTGTCAGCAGCACGTAGTAATAAAGTAAATACAACCCTTTATTTTGGGTCTTGCATCTGTTTTTCCAACACCTTTCATTTAATCCCTGGATTAAATACTGGCAGGTGACCATTTTAACAGGTGCGTAATATCCATTTCCGTATAGTTCAAAAGAACCTGTTATTCTAACACTTCAGAATTGAATTTGACACAATAGGTAAAACCTGTTATCCCCAAATATATCTGTCTTTAGGGGTAACACCACTGTAAAAACCTAAAAAAtgcaccatttttttttatggatgGAAGAAAAGgtaataagataaaaaaatttgagaaagtTATTAGGCATATATTTAagtataatagaaaaaattattatcaacaaatattaaaaaatggtgACATGGAGCTATTCTCGCGAGATATGTGGTATGCAATGTAACTCGTGCAAATTtgaattcggaaaaaaaaatcacctaATATACATATCAATAGCTACAGAAATGTGTAGGGGATTTCCGATAACTTAATTTAAACGTTATTTATTAGCAAATAAGTGCCTTTTcttttgtcgaaaattgaacattttcattcaaatactcaccaattatacaaaaatcaatattttgaaaattccttACGCATTTCTctagctttttttttgttttagtttCAAATTTGCACCAGTTACACTGCGTGCTGCAGAATTCAACACATCTCACAAGAATGTCTCCAGTGTCGccatttttttaagatttgttgataataattttttgtaatatacTGAAATATATGCCTAATAACTTccttaaatattattatcttatTACCTTCTCTTCTATCCAAAAAAGTGAACAAGAAAGCGCTTTTCTTTAGTTTTTACAGTGGTGTTATCCCTTAAAACAGTGTAAAGAAAGTTAATATTCTCACAAACAGATATGAAATACGTATTTGGtgctctgaattttttaatgacaAATTTGTAGTGCAACTTAAAACATAAAAGTGAGGGTGAAGGTAACATAGTATCATAGTATGTATAAACCATAATCAACTtgctattaaaaaaaaatgcttacaagtaaaattttttgaataatgaatatatTAAAGTGTAATGAAAACCTGTTGAAAGTTTCTACTCACATCATGTAAAGGATAGGCGGCCACGTATGCGTTTTCCGCAATTAATCTGTCGATCCCGAATGCAAAATCATTTTCCTTATCCTCTGTATACGTTGTCCTATCTAATATAAAATGAACAATTCGCGAACGTGTTCCTGGGCTAAAAAACTCAGGGATGTCCGAATCAAATAAGTACTCTTTGTCTCTACTATAAACCGCTGTGAACTGATGTTTCATTGTTGGAAATATCGTTTGGTTCACGTCAAACTTGCTTAAAAGACGTCTAAAGAATGAATTCACTTCCTTAACTATGATATTAGTAGAGGTTTCAGATGGACGAAATCCGGCCACATTCTTCATTGGCATTCTCAATTTCAATATCTCTGCATAACGGCGCAAAACTTCTATAGGAGCGTGAATCTTAATGAAGTTTAACCCGTTAGGCTCTGGTTTTTCATATTCAAGTTTTAGACCCTCGTGTTCCAGGTTTTCCTCAAATATCTGaaagcatatatatatagttgtTGTATTCAATTATTAGCTCCCAATACAGTTGCTTCACATGATAAAATAACTGTTTTGATATCGTGAACGATTACCAGTGTTGAATTCAAGAGATTGAATCCTGAACTCATTCTTTTCTGATTCAAGTACATTTATCCATGTTTGACTATGGCTAAGTTAACATACCCTACGCATTTCCACACTTTTGTAAGTGATTGCTTCTTCATTATGTTCATCCCAGACAAGTACAAAGTCAATTGTACATTGCCCATCACGAAAACACAAACTTCGTGTCTCGACATAGTGTGAATTCTGCAGAAAATAATAGTATTTTAGATTTTCGATCATTCCAACATTACAAAAAActagtttattttatttgacacTGAGACTAACCATTTTGCAATTAATAGCTGTTTCTGATTTGATATCATGCAAGTTTTCGGTAATATTACTTCTTATCAACACAATTGCATGAGCTTATGACCTTTTATCACCAATAAAGCTGAATTTAGTGGCAAGCATTAGTAGCCAAATGCTTGCATTGTccataatagaaaaaaaatagccaGTGAGGCCTGGCAATCAAAATCTTCTTAAATTCTTTTATGAAAAGATAATACTGTTATAGATTCATGTATGACAACTGTGTTAAATTATACTATTTAAGCCAAGTTCAGTGATTCTGGAACCAACTATGAGCGTTCGCCTCAACGTCATTTATGACTTCCTTTACTTATCACAAATTTTATCAAGGAAACTCAAAATTCAATAGTGTGAAAGGACAATATTAACAGatatttgatttatttgctATCACAAAAATCAGGGAATTTCGCaaccatgaaatattattattcgagaAGCAAATTCATTTGGAACTTCTTCTTGCTGAGAACAAGTATCGATCCATTCCTTGCATTTTCACACTTACCGATCTACATCCTCTTCTTGCTTCATCATCTTTAATTTGATCATATTTATCACTGCTTATCCTAGGCTCTATAGATCTTGCAGTTAACGAATCTCCACTACTACAGGAATGCACGCTCCTAGTTGACATGGCACTCTCTGCGCTGTTCATACTTATAGCACTTCCAAATAATGTCCCAGAAACGTTTTGATATAAAGTTAACTGGGAAATGCGGTCGAGGTTTGAATGCGCTGAGCAATAAATGCTTGGCTGGGAATAGCTACATGTATGGCTGAAGCCGCAGCTGTGGCGCTGTGTCAGATTTACACTTTCTTCATCTTCCTCCATTTTTAGTTTGAACAATCAAGCCTTGCAGACTCTAGCACaacttttataaaaataaaggaaataACAACGTAAGAAGCATgctaatgaaaatattcaattatataacATACGTAACTGAAACTATCATAGCTACTCCGGTTTCTCTTTAACTCAGGAGGTATTCTAAAATACAGTTTTCAaacgaaaatatcattcatAAATATGCACATCAACGACATTGCACATGCATTTACGAAAGTCCAATGTATTTGAACATTGTTGATTGTACAAACACATTAAAAACTGTAATGTCAGAGTTCTTAATCGTTAATTATTACCTTCTTATCATAGCGGTCGCGAGCGTATCGCAGACCagtaaattataattgcaGTGGAATAGGGTCAACTTGTCggaaatatatgaaaaatatttaaaaatcaacGTAAAACTTTATTACTGATGCAAGCATTTACAATACCAAAAATTAGAATAGCAGCGATCGTTACCTGAATATAGGTTATATTGACGTGAAACACAGTGACGATCGATCAAGAGTAAACATGCAGCATCATTTTAGAGTATCaggtaaataataaaaataaaagtgtcAGTTTAATCTATTGGTCATCGTCGATTCATCGTAGATGTCCCTGCCTAAGATAGCTCCATAATGTCGCGGGATGCGGCAAATTTCTCTGTTTATTAAGGACACTACCGCTGACCAACCACGCATGCGTGTCATCCGTCGTCTGCTAGGAGCACAGATGCATTTGAAATTGCGAAAGAACTTGCAAGAGCCGTGTGTTTATTTTATGAACGCTTAGGGGTTAATTTATCCAAACGATTGTAGCATGGATCCGATTAAGCTAAGACGTGAGATGTAAATGTGTAAGCCCGCAATCTCTATAGCTATGTCGTAGAGGAAATTAATCATACAAAAATGTTTGTACAAATCGAGTCTTCCCCGCTTCAATTGCTGTATTAAATAATACATATGGTACGATTGCAGAATGGCTATGTGAATAAGTACGTAGGTGATGAGAGCGTGGCATTAAAGCTGTGCTCATCGTCACTCCCCTCTCAGTCATGGGCTGGTGctttgtatgtatgtacattgtgTATGGATATACGTGATGCCGTGTAGCATGTGCCGAATGCACGTCCGTCTGCCGCAAAGGGGCAGAATTGGGGGCGGTAAAGAGTGAGCAGGTGTGCCCGATGCGATGTTAACCTTGAAATGCCCAAACGACGCTACTACGACGATAATATTGTACTGTATCGACAATTAAATATTAGTTGAATTGACTTCAGGAAATACTTTTCTTACACTATTGATAATCCGTAATACGGTCATAATGTATGTATTCGGTTCGAATTTCagtaaggtaagtgtaccagttattgacttGTTTGGACCAAATTATTGaaccttttattttccaaaattataaatttacggCACCAATTGTTAATTTCTCGATGACCAAAACCAATTGCTCGAGAGTTAGAGactgcaaatttattttttaggtTATTTTGAAACTAAGGATCAAAcagatacaaccaaaaaaAGCCAATAATTGGGACAGAGCATGGGACAGAGTCAATAACTGAGACCTCGAATTTTTTAGAAGATGTAGGTACTACGTTAGAGGTTGGTCGTTGCAGCCCGGAAAGTTTAAAAGGACGATGCAGCTGTTGGGCGCCTTTACGACTGCTAAGCCTTCATGACATTAAAATTCGGTACAATCGTTTACTATATTTAGCAGTTATGTACggaaatattttggaaaataactTGCACTGCAATAAAAACCGAGACTTAAGTATATATATTCGGGCGACTGACCCTTGAGGTGGGCTTTTaaacttttcttacaaaaatTGTACGGGCTTATGTATGTGCAGAAGCACTATACAAGTCGAACTTGTCAATGATATAACTGCATTCTGATTAGGGTGAAATAATCTTATAGATTCAATTAGCCTACTTAACACCTAGGTATTTAAACTTTAATACCCAAACTGCGACCTGTATTAAAAGTAAAACTATGAatggaaaatttaataaaaagatgAAACATTCGAATGTATAATAAGTGTACCCAAAAAAGTTTACCCACGAAACGTAAGTAAAAGTGACTCGACGGAGAATTGTGAGCTAAATCAATAcgcgattttgaatattttttacatcacTCTTCACCTTCGAGAACCTTTCGAAAAGTATTTACGACGCAATTGTGCACAGATACGGTACACATATAAGCGTCTGTAAGTGTGTGCGTTACGAATAGTGTGCACGTGCATTTCTCTtctcgtcgttttttttttttactatttacTGCGATCACAGCAAGCActaaaaatatacgaagctCCGCCTACTTGAACCCCTCCCGCGCGCCTTTCAGGGGAAAGGAAGATCTTACGACTTACGCATGCTACAGGTTGTAGCACAACGTAAACTGCAGCTGTCCCGGCTCGACGAGCCGAATTCTTTTATTGCCCGAGGCCCACGAGGTGGAAAACGGTAGATCTTCCTATTCTCCATCGTCGTTCGTTCCTTAACAAAGGCTATTTCCATGTGTAGAAATAGTATTATAAGGAATATAAAAGATGATGTATAATACATTCAGCGTTCTGTAGCAACTCCGGCCAACTTGTGCAGCTTGGCGAAAATTGTCGGAGTCGTCAATGATTCATTGAATTCAAGGCTGAATTCTAACCGAAAAACGTATAATAACAGGATAGACAAATCGAGGTTCAACAAGGATTATTTGCATTTAAAATCGGTTGAGACTAACGTACTTTACGTAAACGTAAATAAGCGATAGCAAATATAATTCGCTCTACGCAAGTGCAGCGAATAAAATCGACCGTAAATATGATTTTAGCTTAGAGCATACACCAATTTTAGTCAGCTAGGAGATTTTCTCCATTATGGAATATGGGGATGAGTTTTTTCGTACCAGGAGAATCGCGTCAGGAACAAAGATACCGCAACATCTTTTGTTGGGTCGGGATCATGTCGGAAACGGGATGCCCTAAGTCccgaaaaataaaagacacaGATGACGCCACGGTTCGCAGTGCTTAGAGTGGGAATCCAATAGCGGTAAGGGTTACATTGACGTTATAGGGCGCCTGGTTTTAACGGCGATTCTGATTGGTCGGACTTCTCCTCCCCATGATGCACCGAGCCACCCGCCACAACGACGGAGCGTGGTACGAGTAATTGCATTTGAATGAACGTAAGGTGCTTGAATTAGAAGAACTAGTTGATTAGTGCCGGTTTGCGCGAAGTTATCAAAATATAACAGTGCCGAAACGATCCACGGTGCCCGATGGTGACAAGTTGAGACAATGGAGGTCTCTCAAAAGCTGAATTTCGACGCCTGCGACATCGAGGATGAGGAACTGAACATCAGCTGTCGCACGAACAGTTCGGGTTGTGATGTTGACGACGTGTTGAATTCCTCGGCAGATGATTTAGAATGCTCACCTTTCCATCAACCCAGGAAACTCTCGTTCAGTGCCGCAATGGAATGCGGCGATAATGACTCTATACAGAAAAGTCCGACAATCGCAGTAACAGGTTAGACAACAGTTTTCGTGAATATTGACAACGTTTCAAAGGCTGATCTTTCCATCGTAAACTGTACAAGATTTTTTACTTGTAGTCTAGCACAAACGAGCCGAGCATTTAAAAATTCCTTAAGCAACTTACCAGTATAATTGATGGGCGGATATAACTTTATATAAACTGCAAGTAACTTGTGACTTATACCTTTAGTAAAGATATGGTTGTCTTTGAAACGTTTAATGTATGAATtcattgattaaataattgttgGACCAATTAATTCATACCTTTGTTATTATCACCCTCCATATTTATACTGTGAAGGGATATTTTGAACATCTTCTCAATTTCACAGTAACATATTCGCAATTGGTAACCTAGCTTTATGAGTTACGTAGTTGAAGCAACTACATAATGAATGTCTTGAATTTGGTAGAAaagaattgatgaaaaaaatgattgagcCAATTTTTGCGTACCCAAATACAATGTATAATTACGTAACGGCACAAAATACAGTGAACTTTTcattacaataaaaatttgtcaaggTATTACATGTTGTATGTTTTTATGAcatatgaaataaatttatatgttcttaattgaattttacagTATGATAAAGCGTCACAAATGGAAactgttgaatatttattttcgttaacCCAGATGATAAAGCAATTTTTCTTGACTTAGTATCTTGACTCTTATAGCGaaatatattacaaacttCCTTGTTACGAATATCTATACCTATTCCTGTACCAAGGGCTGTGCACTGACTTTTCTAGTGATTGCAAGACGACAAAATACTAGTTCATAGTCTCTTGCTGTCGCTTGCCGTCTCTGCAATCTTATTGAGAGATTTCCTAGTGCAAAGCCCTTCGAACTATACAAAATTATCGAAACCATGTCCGTCTGTTACATTCAAAAGAAATACTTATGCTTAAATACAATACTGTAGATAGTGTAGGCAGCAAGTCGTTGAATAATTCTCATACCTAAGCTGATCATTGAAATGTACAAGATATGTCAAATTAAGTATCAAAAAAGTGGTAGGTCTCTAGCTTCTCGAAATACACTGCGTTATGCTAATAGTGCCGCTTCCCCGAATTTGTGCTGGAACGCTTCTCCCACCCGTGGCCAAGTTATATAGCTCTTTCAATAATGCCGCACGCTAGGTGCAATGAGCTATTGTTTTCCTTGCCGTATTGCATCAAAAGTGGAAGCACTGCTTTCTGCGGAAAGTTATTCCCCTACATGCCCATCACCGGCAATATTGCAAGAGCGGACTGTATTGAAATCTCGAAATTCTACCAGATCTTTATTCGGTCACTTGGTTCATCGGGTCGGGCTCGGATATTCGTTCTAAATCTTGATTGAGGAGACATTCAGGCATCTTTTGGCTCGACTATCTATAATCTGTTACTGATAAAACTTAGCATTTCTCAGAAACCAAAAACACGACTCAGGCGTGTACAAACAGAATCTAGTTTTTATTAAAACTGTTGATATTCTCTATGGTTTGTTCAGATATTTTTTGGTACTTTAAGaatgtttcattttccatATACGGCTAAAGAAAAAGCTTAAAGTATGTACAGATAAGTTATGACCTGAAAATGTCCATTAAAAGATTATTTGAACTTCAGAAAGACACTAAATTCATTAATCATTACCGAAATGTTGTATTGGAGCTTTGTAATACGTTTccttgaaaaatatacatcaaTTCGGAAGTGTGAATTTGATTCTCAGTATCGATTTGTTCGAATAAAGCATTGgacgaatttgaaaacactGCATATTCTGCAGCTCCCAtatgtacaaaataaattaaaaaataggaaaaatgaTTGTTCTGTATTATTAGTCAATGTCCTTGGAGAACTCACTTCAGTGGCTTAGTTTGGTTCATCAAGGAATCACACAAAATGcgattttttttgctaatttaGGTTCTAATGGAGTAAAAATACCTTCTCGAGAAGGAGGACCTGGCGAATCACCAATGGAATTGTCTAGCAGCCCACCTTACAAACGCGTTAGAGCACTACGGTTATTAGATTCACCTGCCACACCAAAAACTCTAATAGAAAAAAGTATCAACCATACTCCATTGCCTTCAAGATGCACTAGGCTTTTTCACCCAGAGAAACCACGAGCAGTGGCTTCGTGTTATCCGACAAAGTCTGATAAACCAACAGCTAATGTTAACCCTTTCACACCTAATGGAATGTTACTCACTGCCAGAAAGAGAACTCGGTCCAAGCGCAGTCTTAATGGGTGAGTATTTGACTATTTATGTGCCCTAATATCTGTCAAAGTACTGGATTGTTTTTTACAAAAAGTGTTTAACATGTCATACAATAGACACTTGTTATTTTCGGTAATTGTTTATGTCGTACCAGGCTACACAGTGGATCCCCTGTTTCCCTAAAagtagcaaatttttttttcttcccctaTAAGCAATCTGAAACTAATGGTTTTCCCTAAATGTACCCTAAAccagcccccccccccccccccccgcccccaaTTTTTGCCAGTGAGTTGCTTTTTATTCATAAACTCAAAtgggttgaaaaaatcgatgtcATGCTTGAGAACAGTGTTTATACTTTCAACTTAACAtagtaacaaaaaaagaatacatCGAATGTCAAAACtcttatatttcacaaaaCCATGATATTTATGGTTTAATTGAGTGTATCTACCTCTATGATAGTACGATCTATGAAATAGTGCGCTCATCCCAAATTATTTTGTTCCTACATTTAGTTGGAAATCTAAACATTCTTCTCAAGCATCAATTGATTTTCCCAGTCCATTttagttgatgaaaaaaaaaggcaatcaaaaaacattgataatttcaatgtactttacattcaaaatttcaaccacCCACGTTAATATTATCCgaaaatttgtatattcacagagaattttttttatataatataaatgtttgtggtgtaattaaaaaaattccaaaacgaCCAAAATAATAAACCATCTAGTATGTATCTAAGTTTGCTTTATTTGATCAgttctgtgaaaaaatactgaaactCTAATACCCCCctatttttacaaaactttCTCCTATTTCCTTTAATATTGCCTGGCTTGAGCACAGTAAAGCCTGTCATGTACAAATTTGACTTGTGGCTCATATATAAATTTCTTCTCAAACACAGTTCTCCTGACATCCGAATTCCCAAGTTTGATCTTGTTGATTCAGAGGACTCGGACAATGAAGTAGCACAACCAACGAAGCGTGTTGCGCTCCATGCATCAAACATATCTAGGTACCACCAAGAGTTCCATGAACTCGAACTAATCGGTATTGGGGAGTTTGGCTCTGTATACAAATGTATCAATAGACTAGACGGCTGCATCTATGCAGTAAAGAAGAGCATTAAACCTGTAGCTGGAAGTGTAAACGAAAAGAATGCTCTGAACGAAGTATACGCCCATGCCGTACTTGGCAAGCATCAGCACGTAGTGCGCTACTACTCTGCTTGGGCTGAAGATAACCATATGATCATTCAAAATGAGTACTGCAATGGTGGGAGT is a window of Neodiprion pinetum isolate iyNeoPine1 chromosome 4, iyNeoPine1.2, whole genome shotgun sequence DNA encoding:
- the subdued gene encoding anoctamin-1 isoform X3, whose protein sequence is MEEDEESVNLTQRHSCGFSHTCSYSQPSIYCSAHSNLDRISQLTLYQNVSGTLFGSAISMNSAESAMSTRSVHSCSSGDSLTARSIEPRISSDKYDQIKDDEARRGCRSNSHYVETRSLCFRDGQCTIDFVLVWDEHNEEAITYKSVEMRRIFEENLEHEGLKLEYEKPEPNGLNFIKIHAPIEVLRRYAEILKLRMPMKNVAGFRPSETSTNIIVKEVNSFFRRLLSKFDVNQTIFPTMKHQFTAVYSRDKEYLFDSDIPEFFSPGTRSRIVHFILDRTTYTEDKENDFAFGIDRLIAENAYVAAYPLHDGDPYKLDCMRSLLYTEWASVKKCLHRQPLDYVKDYFGIKIGLYFAWLGFYTQMLIPASIVGLLCFLYSWLTLYSNKPSEDICSGNLSLKMCPLCDKLCDYWDLKDTCFHARVTYLFDNSATVFFAVFMSFWATMFLELWKRYSAEITHRWDLTRFDIKEEHPRPQYLARLAHVKKQRTHVITDASEPHLSFWKMKLPAIIFSSSVVLLLIELLRTQTEFDDSLTLKIYLLQFVNYYASIFYIAFFKGKFVGYPSKYIRFFTLRQEECGPGGCLLELSIQLIIIMIGKQTLNTVLEMVFPLFYKWLNTVKVHVGREKDRNKEKSMSRINLQWVKDYKLVEWGPRSLFREYLEMVLQYGFVTIFVAAFPLAPFFALINNIFEMRFDAKKLLIMFRRPVGQRVRDIGVWFRILDVISKLSVITNGFIIAFTSNFIPRLVYMKAYSNSSSLEGFLENSLSKFNTSHFNQDYSPQIQNDTEPIKICWYPDYREAESGDYKHTIMYWHILAARLAFVVVFENIVALVMILVRWCIPNMSQTLQDQIRREAYITNEIIIKQETLRVCGPCRTGENISQSNSNTVTMQRLDRVMQKSLSNAELDLEIHGSPVGAPGVHYTGTDGSM